The Actinomycetota bacterium genome contains a region encoding:
- the dop gene encoding depupylase/deamidase Dop yields MTVHRIMGIETEYGITVPGVRIMNAMATSTRLVNAYARNNIRGRQRNPKWDYSEEAPLRDARGFDMSRSEADPSQLTDDDMGMANVILTNGARFYVDHAHPEYSSPEVTGPRDAALWDRAGAAIMYRAAQYTTTDGVDLPILLYKNNTDNKGASYGCHENYLMNRSTEFSSIVAWMTPFFISRQIFTGAGRLGVGQQTRDFKYQISQRADFFETEVGLETTFKRPIINTRDEPHCDAERFRRLHVIVGDANMSDTATYLKMGTTSLVLSMLESGFLSDKDMTPTEAVRSMYAVSHDITLQKRVPLTNGRNWTALEMQREFWNLASKFCDSSFADDIDEETVDVLLQWGRVLDRLEEEPMECADVLDWVAKYRLMEAYRTRGDLEWSSAKLQAIDLQYADIRPDKGLALRLEERGQLVRMLTDSEIEHAQFHPPTDTRAYFRGECLRRFPDEISAASWDSLIFDLPGKETLIRVPTMEPTKGTQALVGELLANAANASELVELLGA; encoded by the coding sequence ATGACCGTGCATCGGATCATGGGCATTGAGACTGAGTACGGCATCACCGTGCCAGGCGTGCGCATCATGAACGCAATGGCCACGTCCACTCGGCTGGTCAATGCCTACGCACGCAACAACATTCGTGGACGGCAGCGAAATCCCAAGTGGGACTACTCCGAGGAAGCGCCTCTGCGTGATGCTCGTGGCTTTGATATGAGCCGATCCGAAGCCGACCCGTCGCAGTTGACTGATGATGACATGGGCATGGCCAATGTCATCTTGACCAATGGTGCGCGCTTCTACGTTGATCACGCGCATCCGGAGTATTCGTCGCCTGAGGTCACGGGTCCGCGCGACGCAGCGCTCTGGGACCGAGCAGGTGCCGCGATCATGTATCGGGCCGCCCAGTACACCACTACCGATGGGGTTGACCTGCCGATCCTGTTGTACAAGAACAACACCGACAACAAGGGCGCCTCGTACGGTTGCCATGAGAACTACCTCATGAATCGATCGACGGAGTTCTCCTCGATCGTTGCGTGGATGACACCCTTCTTCATCTCCCGGCAGATCTTCACGGGTGCTGGTCGACTTGGAGTCGGACAGCAGACTCGCGATTTCAAGTATCAAATCAGCCAGCGTGCGGACTTCTTTGAGACCGAAGTGGGTCTAGAGACCACTTTCAAGCGGCCGATCATCAATACGCGCGATGAGCCGCACTGCGATGCAGAACGTTTTCGTCGACTGCACGTGATTGTGGGCGATGCAAACATGAGCGATACCGCTACCTACCTGAAGATGGGCACGACCTCGCTGGTGCTCAGCATGCTGGAAAGCGGCTTCTTGAGCGACAAGGACATGACGCCGACGGAAGCTGTCCGATCCATGTATGCGGTCAGCCACGACATCACTCTGCAAAAGCGGGTGCCTCTCACGAATGGGCGCAACTGGACAGCGTTGGAGATGCAGCGAGAGTTCTGGAACCTTGCATCAAAATTCTGCGATTCAAGTTTTGCCGACGATATTGACGAGGAGACAGTCGATGTCCTTCTTCAATGGGGTCGGGTGCTTGATCGCCTTGAGGAAGAACCGATGGAATGTGCCGACGTGCTGGATTGGGTCGCCAAGTACCGGCTGATGGAGGCGTATCGCACCCGTGGTGACCTCGAGTGGTCATCAGCGAAGCTGCAGGCGATCGATCTGCAGTACGCCGATATTCGACCTGACAAAGGTCTGGCCTTGCGCTTGGAAGAGCGCGGTCAACTCGTGCGCATGCTGACCGACTCGGAGATCGAGCACGCTCAATTCCATCCACCCACTGACACCCGCGCCTATTTCCGCGGCGAATGCCTGCGCCGTTTTCCCGATGAGATTTCCGCAGCGTCTTGGGACTCCCTGATCTTTGACCTGCCTGGCAAGGAAACTCTGATACGGGTACCCACGATGGAGCCCACCAAGGGCACTCAGGCCCTGGTTGGCGAACTGCTTGCCAACGCAGCAAATGCCTCAGAACTGGTCGAGTTGCTGGGTGCTTAG